A stretch of the Haloarcula ordinaria genome encodes the following:
- a CDS encoding DUF7119 family protein — translation MSERPDDHEPSTDRKSPVGKPVIRGDPALTGQRAKEAVEFDPDDPESLSLAAETVRRFSENTAGADDNVYMLRGAAACAALVRGEGSYKDAAARAGGEATVSFIRKWSRVHDLPRSIRIHVAKGEIAPTAAKHIARVSGEARLLLAWAALDHDLTVRQIRAVASSVNDGASVEAALAEAGYTLGELTVRIDRDAYCKLRRRAALDATDPSTVITDALESALGDGP, via the coding sequence ATGTCAGAGAGGCCCGACGATCACGAGCCGTCGACCGACCGGAAGTCGCCGGTCGGGAAGCCGGTCATCCGTGGCGATCCGGCGCTCACCGGCCAGCGGGCCAAAGAGGCCGTCGAGTTCGACCCGGACGACCCCGAGAGCCTCTCGCTCGCGGCCGAGACGGTCCGCCGGTTCTCCGAGAACACCGCCGGCGCCGACGACAACGTCTACATGCTCCGGGGCGCCGCGGCGTGTGCGGCGCTGGTCCGTGGCGAAGGGTCGTACAAGGACGCCGCCGCCCGTGCCGGTGGCGAGGCCACCGTCTCGTTCATCCGCAAGTGGTCCCGCGTCCACGACCTCCCGCGCTCTATCCGCATCCACGTCGCGAAAGGCGAGATCGCCCCGACGGCGGCCAAGCACATCGCTCGCGTCTCCGGCGAGGCCCGCCTCCTGCTCGCGTGGGCCGCACTCGACCACGACCTCACGGTCCGCCAGATTCGAGCGGTCGCCAGCAGCGTCAACGACGGCGCGTCGGTCGAGGCCGCCCTCGCGGAGGCGGGATACACGCTGGGCGAACTCACCGTTCGCATCGACCGCGACGCCTACTGCAAGCTCCGCCGCCGTGCTGCCCTGGACGCTACCGACCCGAGCACCGTCATCACCGACGCGCTCGAATCGGCGCTCGGCGACGGACCGTAA